The Clostridia bacterium genome contains a region encoding:
- a CDS encoding ABC transporter ATP-binding protein, which yields MIKSETKVKLSKKTLGRLLKYALPYTWLFVIAVIFVIALVLLSLYQPILIGKATDIVAENYGNYTPEVGKGIIILVLKYLGCVLLAFGVSYAQSLVLAYIGQRVIYSIRLDVFKHLHKLSINYFNNNPIGRIVTRATNDVETLSEMYTNVIVNMLRSVATLIGIIVTMLSFSVRLSLLTFTTLPFIIILTLIFTSFSKRNHRKIRIKLSALNSFIAEHISGMKLVQLFTVENKTLDNFKQRSEELKRSHIKQIMTHSMFGPTVYLLNIFATILLIWFGSQMYMEGVITIGTIVVFQRYIGRFFDPIQEFAEQLDVMQSAAASAERIFGLLDESPDIQNSPDAITLGDIKGEIEFKNVWFAYEADNWILKDVSFKVSPGQNVAFVGATGAGKTTIQSLISRYYDIQKGQILFDGIDIKEIAVDSLRINVGQMLQDVFLFTGDIKGNIRLRNDNITDEEILASAKYVNADTFISKLKQGYDEPVYEGGSSLSSGQRQLLSFARTLAYKPKVLILDEATANIDTETEILIQDALGKIMEGRTTLIVAHRLSTIQNCDNIIVLHKGKVVEQGTHQQLLKQKGMYYKLYKLQYEHTPSISLEDNSQEQEQVNMQDENYQPPIDLTDYKNKPIA from the coding sequence ATGATTAAAAGTGAAACAAAAGTTAAATTAAGTAAAAAAACATTAGGTAGATTACTAAAATACGCCTTGCCTTACACTTGGCTATTTGTTATCGCCGTTATATTTGTTATAGCGCTTGTGTTGCTAAGCCTATATCAACCTATATTGATAGGTAAAGCGACCGATATCGTAGCCGAAAACTACGGCAATTATACGCCCGAAGTCGGTAAGGGAATTATTATTCTCGTGCTTAAATATTTAGGTTGCGTTTTACTTGCTTTTGGAGTGTCTTACGCTCAAAGTCTTGTACTTGCCTACATAGGGCAAAGGGTAATTTATTCTATTAGACTTGACGTGTTTAAACATTTGCATAAATTGTCAATCAATTATTTTAACAACAATCCAATCGGTCGAATAGTGACAAGGGCAACAAATGACGTAGAAACGCTAAGCGAGATGTACACAAATGTTATTGTCAATATGTTGCGTAGCGTAGCAACGTTAATCGGCATAATTGTTACGATGTTAAGTTTTAGCGTAAGATTATCGCTCTTAACCTTTACGACTTTGCCATTTATAATTATCTTGACCTTGATATTTACAAGTTTTAGCAAACGCAATCACCGTAAAATTCGCATTAAGTTATCCGCCCTAAATTCTTTTATAGCCGAGCATATTTCGGGTATGAAGTTAGTTCAGTTATTTACTGTTGAGAATAAAACTCTTGACAACTTTAAACAACGTAGCGAAGAATTAAAGCGTAGTCATATTAAGCAAATAATGACTCACTCAATGTTTGGACCTACGGTTTATTTGCTAAATATATTCGCTACTATTTTGTTAATTTGGTTTGGCAGTCAAATGTATATGGAAGGTGTTATTACTATCGGCACGATTGTAGTTTTCCAAAGATATATCGGTAGATTTTTTGACCCTATACAAGAATTTGCCGAGCAACTTGACGTTATGCAATCGGCGGCGGCTTCGGCGGAAAGAATATTTGGTTTGCTTGACGAATCGCCCGACATACAGAATAGTCCTGACGCAATTACGCTTGGAGATATTAAGGGCGAGATAGAGTTTAAGAACGTTTGGTTTGCCTACGAAGCCGATAATTGGATACTTAAAGATGTTTCGTTTAAGGTTAGCCCGGGTCAAAACGTTGCTTTTGTGGGCGCAACCGGCGCAGGCAAAACAACAATACAAAGTTTAATTAGTCGTTATTACGATATTCAAAAGGGGCAAATTCTTTTTGACGGCATAGATATTAAAGAAATTGCGGTTGACAGCCTGCGTATAAACGTAGGGCAAATGCTACAAGACGTCTTTTTGTTTACCGGCGACATCAAGGGCAATATTAGACTTAGAAACGATAATATAACCGACGAAGAAATACTTGCGTCGGCAAAATATGTCAACGCCGATACTTTTATATCTAAATTAAAGCAGGGCTATGACGAACCAGTCTACGAGGGCGGTTCTTCGCTGTCTTCTGGGCAAAGGCAATTACTTTCTTTTGCAAGAACGCTTGCCTACAAACCCAAAGTTTTAATACTTGACGAAGCAACGGCAAATATTGATACCGAAACCGAAATATTAATACAAGATGCGCTTGGTAAGATTATGGAAGGCAGAACAACTTTAATTGTGGCTCACAGGTTGTCTACCATACAAAATTGCGACAACATCATAGTTTTGCATAAGGGCAAGGTGGTCGAACAAGGTACTCACCAACAACTTCTTAAACAAAAGGGTATGTATTACAAATTGTATAAGTTGCAGTACGAACATACTCCTAGTATAAGTCTAGAAGACAACAGTCAAGAGCAAGAGCAAGTAAATATGCAAGATGAAAATTATCAACCGCCGATAGATTTAACCGACTACAAAAATAAACCTATCGCTTAA
- a CDS encoding metal-sensing transcriptional repressor, producing MHDLDNNKALVNRINRINGHLNAVKTMIEENRECCDILIQISAVKSALNGLSKVILKDHLSHCIVEAIECGDNGKIEELTSTIDKIL from the coding sequence ATGCACGACTTAGACAATAACAAGGCGTTAGTCAATAGAATTAATCGTATAAATGGTCACTTGAATGCCGTAAAAACTATGATAGAAGAGAATCGAGAGTGTTGCGATATTCTTATACAAATATCAGCGGTTAAATCGGCGCTTAACGGTTTGAGCAAAGTCATACTTAAAGACCACCTAAGCCACTGTATAGTCGAGGCGATTGAGTGTGGCGACAACGGCAAGATAGAAGAACTTACGTCTACGATTGACAAAATTTTATAG
- a CDS encoding copper homeostasis protein CutC: MKVEVCCGSYADAYNAYLGGANRVELCSSLFFGGLTPSLATLRLTKLNLNLETAVMLRARQAGFCYSNIEQSVMQEDARIFIDNGADSLVFGFLTSKGEIDFASTKKMVDIINGRCKCVFHRAYDASISSAEQDAVRLKEIGIDRILTSGKAVTAQQGKQTIKRLVELNLLEIVACGKIRKENLQEIVKFTNCSYVHISAFEERFDASNNGQIKFCKTTLPQESSFDLVSVEKVKEIVELTK; the protein is encoded by the coding sequence ATGAAAGTTGAAGTTTGTTGCGGAAGTTATGCCGACGCATATAATGCTTATTTAGGTGGAGCTAACAGGGTCGAGCTATGTAGTAGCTTGTTTTTCGGCGGGCTTACTCCTTCGCTTGCCACGCTTAGACTTACAAAACTTAACTTAAACTTAGAAACGGCAGTTATGCTTAGGGCTAGGCAAGCGGGCTTTTGTTATAGTAATATTGAACAATCGGTTATGCAAGAGGACGCAAGAATTTTTATCGATAATGGAGCAGACTCATTAGTGTTTGGTTTTCTCACCTCAAAAGGCGAGATTGACTTTGCTTCGACTAAAAAAATGGTTGATATTATAAACGGACGTTGCAAGTGCGTGTTTCACCGAGCCTACGACGCATCTATTTCTTCTGCCGAACAAGACGCCGTAAGACTTAAAGAAATTGGCATTGACCGAATTTTAACAAGCGGAAAAGCCGTAACCGCTCAACAAGGCAAGCAAACAATCAAGCGTCTAGTCGAGCTAAATTTGCTAGAAATTGTCGCTTGCGGAAAAATTAGAAAAGAAAATTTACAAGAAATTGTAAAATTTACAAATTGTTCTTACGTCCACATTTCAGCGTTTGAAGAGCGGTTTGATGCAAGCAATAATGGTCAAATTAAGTTTTGCAAAACTACTCTACCGCAAGAAAGTTCTTTTGACCTAGTTAGCGTAGAAAAAGTTAAAGAAATAGTCGAATTAACAAAATAA
- the nagA gene encoding N-acetylglucosamine-6-phosphate deacetylase, which produces MQIFTNGNFLIKDKFIVGDLAVEKNKIVNFVSNNTAKDISAGKTNNKYPKNAEIIDLSGRKVVAGLWDIHTHGAVGYDFNNLTTITQLEKVLNYYYSCGVTSVFPTIMTDSDSNIKRSLDFLARVSSNYPIIKGIHLEGPFLSPKYCGAQNKDYLQIPNVAKFKEFQQSACGLIKYITLSPELDGSRELTQYLANCGVTISLGHSGATYRQTQDCIDLGAKCFTHTFNAMPNIDHHQPNITLSAVLGDNFCEFIPDGKHLEKEIIQLLFKIKKDKLIAITDSIMATNMPNGTYSLAGNSVTVDYGQVFLTNTTTRAGSTLNAYLALTNIIRFTNLPLEEVIACQTENPAKLFNLFEKYATLEVGKVADFFVIGDNLQTYINGKRVN; this is translated from the coding sequence ATGCAAATTTTTACAAATGGCAACTTTTTAATTAAAGATAAGTTTATTGTCGGCGACCTTGCCGTAGAAAAAAATAAAATTGTAAATTTCGTATCAAATAATACGGCAAAAGATATCTCAGCTGGCAAAACCAACAATAAATATCCTAAAAATGCCGAAATAATCGATTTAAGCGGTAGAAAAGTAGTCGCAGGACTCTGGGATATTCACACCCACGGCGCAGTCGGTTACGATTTTAACAATTTGACAACCATAACTCAATTAGAAAAAGTATTAAATTATTACTATTCTTGCGGAGTTACAAGCGTATTTCCCACAATTATGACGGATAGCGACAGCAATATTAAGCGTAGTTTAGACTTTTTAGCTCGGGTAAGTTCAAATTATCCTATAATTAAGGGCATACACCTAGAAGGTCCGTTTTTGTCGCCTAAATATTGCGGAGCGCAAAACAAAGACTATTTGCAAATACCTAATGTGGCAAAATTTAAAGAATTTCAGCAGTCGGCTTGCGGACTAATCAAATATATCACGCTTTCGCCCGAACTTGACGGAAGTAGAGAGCTTACGCAATATTTAGCAAATTGTGGCGTTACGATTTCGCTAGGTCACTCGGGCGCTACCTATCGGCAAACGCAAGACTGCATAGACTTAGGCGCAAAGTGCTTTACGCACACTTTTAACGCTATGCCAAACATTGACCATCACCAACCAAATATAACCCTGTCAGCTGTACTTGGCGACAACTTTTGCGAATTTATTCCCGACGGCAAGCATCTTGAAAAAGAAATTATTCAACTGTTATTTAAAATAAAAAAAGATAAATTAATAGCCATAACCGACAGCATAATGGCTACAAATATGCCAAACGGAACTTATTCGCTTGCGGGAAATTCAGTTACGGTAGACTACGGTCAAGTTTTTTTGACAAATACGACTACTCGGGCTGGCAGTACGCTTAACGCATATCTAGCCTTGACAAATATTATAAGATTTACAAATTTGCCACTCGAAGAAGTCATAGCGTGCCAAACGGAAAACCCAGCTAAGCTATTTAATTTATTTGAAAAATATGCAACTCTTGAAGTTGGTAAAGTTGCGGATTTTTTTGTAATAGGCGACAATTTACAAACTTATATTAATGGTAAAAGGGTAAATTAA
- a CDS encoding ABC transporter ATP-binding protein produces MDKIKNITKKEGVAGLLKSPYIRGFIKKYFINYLIGILFLVLIDFLQTRIPVIIGRIFDGLKLNTMLGSEITTNLIWIGILAVIIVSGRVAWRFFIFGTARKIERDIRNDLFAHLEELSLNYYHQHKTGEIMAFITNDLEAVRQAMGQGIMMVFDIFFLLVFILAQMVSTISWQLTVASVIPLIIIAIITRLLGPVLFKKYVARQEAFAKISDFVQEDMSGIKVIKAFVQQDKEIEAFKEVNKSYFKNNINLFKTQALMDPLMNVISGLSFAIAIGYGGYLAVNSTISLGDYTVFIQFLGMLVWPMMAVGMSINMITLGSASLKRIESILYAKPEIVDSPNATAPEQFVGSIEVKNLTYSYPENDTVVLKNISFEVKAGQTLGIVGRTGCGKTTLMNLMVRLYEPSSNTIFISGKDILDMPLKVLRGNIGYVPQDNFLFSNTIKNNVDFVDGQKTMEEVIGATEFSCVHDNIVEFTQGYETIVGERGVTLSGGQKQRISISRAYINSPEILILDDSVSAVDTDTEEKILENIAKFRKNKTNIIIAHRLSALQNADNIIVIDQGEIVEQGTHKQLIKNKGLYYSLHKKQQLEKMIDEQE; encoded by the coding sequence ATGGACAAGATTAAAAATATTACAAAAAAAGAAGGCGTCGCCGGTCTTTTAAAAAGCCCCTACATAAGAGGGTTTATAAAAAAGTATTTCATCAATTATTTGATAGGAATACTATTTTTAGTTTTAATAGATTTTCTACAAACCCGTATTCCAGTAATTATCGGGCGTATTTTCGACGGTCTTAAATTGAATACTATGCTTGGTAGCGAAATTACTACAAATTTAATTTGGATAGGTATTCTTGCTGTAATTATTGTTTCGGGTAGAGTTGCTTGGCGTTTCTTTATATTTGGCACGGCAAGAAAAATCGAGCGTGATATTCGTAACGACTTGTTTGCCCACCTTGAAGAATTATCGCTTAACTACTACCATCAACATAAGACAGGCGAGATAATGGCGTTTATCACCAACGACCTTGAAGCCGTAAGACAAGCTATGGGGCAAGGAATTATGATGGTATTTGATATATTCTTTTTGCTTGTGTTTATTTTGGCGCAGATGGTTAGTACTATCAGCTGGCAACTTACGGTAGCTTCGGTTATTCCACTGATAATTATAGCTATAATTACAAGGCTACTTGGACCAGTGCTATTTAAAAAATATGTCGCAAGGCAAGAGGCCTTTGCAAAGATTAGCGACTTTGTGCAAGAAGATATGTCGGGCATTAAAGTAATTAAAGCTTTTGTTCAACAAGATAAAGAAATTGAAGCTTTTAAAGAAGTTAATAAATCTTATTTTAAAAATAATATCAATTTATTTAAGACGCAAGCTCTTATGGACCCGCTTATGAATGTTATTTCTGGGCTTTCGTTTGCAATCGCTATTGGTTACGGCGGATATTTGGCAGTTAACTCTACAATTTCGCTTGGCGACTATACGGTATTTATTCAATTTTTAGGTATGCTTGTTTGGCCTATGATGGCGGTAGGTATGTCAATCAATATGATTACTTTGGGTTCGGCTTCGCTTAAACGTATTGAGAGTATTCTTTACGCAAAGCCCGAGATTGTCGATAGCCCAAACGCAACTGCGCCCGAACAATTCGTTGGTAGTATTGAAGTTAAGAATTTAACATATAGTTATCCCGAAAATGACACTGTTGTGCTTAAAAATATCTCTTTTGAGGTAAAAGCCGGGCAAACGCTAGGCATAGTCGGTAGAACCGGCTGTGGCAAGACTACGCTTATGAACTTAATGGTAAGGCTCTACGAGCCTAGTAGCAATACTATATTTATTAGCGGTAAAGATATTCTCGATATGCCCTTAAAGGTATTAAGGGGTAACATCGGTTATGTTCCGCAAGATAATTTTCTTTTTTCTAACACAATCAAAAACAACGTTGACTTTGTAGACGGACAAAAAACTATGGAAGAAGTAATTGGCGCTACCGAGTTTTCTTGCGTACACGACAATATTGTCGAATTTACGCAAGGCTACGAAACAATAGTTGGCGAACGTGGTGTAACGCTTTCGGGCGGACAAAAACAAAGAATTTCTATTTCTCGTGCTTACATCAACAGCCCCGAGATACTTATTCTTGACGACTCGGTTTCGGCAGTCGATACCGATACAGAAGAAAAAATACTAGAAAATATTGCAAAATTCCGCAAAAATAAAACTAATATAATTATTGCGCACAGACTGTCTGCGTTACAAAATGCCGATAACATAATCGTAATAGACCAAGGCGAGATTGTAGAACAAGGTACGCATAAACAGCTTATTAAAAATAAAGGACTATACTATTCTTTGCATAAGAAGCAACAACTAGAAAAGATGATAGACGAGCAAGAATGA
- a CDS encoding HAD-IA family hydrolase translates to MKGIKAVIFDLDGTLTYTLQDLTDAVNYALAYLGYKLRALDEVRGFVGDGIRKLVERALPQNCDQDVLDNCYKKTMEYYVVHSTDHTVPYENMVELLTELNANGIKVGVVTNKVIGQANEIVRRFFDDSVSYISGDDGVTKLKPSSEGVEKCLKFFSVLPEEIYYVGDGAQDAKTATNANADFIYVSWGYGQPESLKNYDVKHSVSNAKELREILLNCK, encoded by the coding sequence ATGAAAGGGATTAAAGCTGTAATATTCGACCTTGACGGCACGCTAACATATACGCTTCAAGACTTAACCGACGCTGTAAATTATGCGTTAGCTTACTTAGGTTATAAGCTTCGTGCTCTTGACGAAGTAAGAGGTTTTGTCGGCGACGGCATTAGAAAGCTTGTCGAGAGGGCTTTACCGCAAAATTGCGACCAAGATGTATTAGATAACTGTTACAAAAAGACTATGGAATATTATGTCGTTCACTCAACCGACCATACCGTCCCTTACGAAAATATGGTTGAACTTCTTACCGAGCTTAATGCAAACGGTATTAAGGTCGGCGTAGTTACTAACAAGGTAATCGGGCAAGCAAACGAAATAGTTAGGCGGTTTTTTGACGACAGCGTAAGTTACATTAGCGGAGACGACGGCGTCACCAAACTTAAACCTAGTAGCGAGGGGGTAGAGAAATGCTTGAAATTTTTCTCGGTCTTGCCCGAAGAAATATACTACGTAGGAGATGGAGCGCAAGACGCTAAGACGGCTACAAATGCAAATGCGGACTTTATATACGTATCGTGGGGCTATGGTCAGCCCGAAAGCCTTAAAAATTATGATGTAAAGCATAGCGTAAGTAACGCCAAAGAATTGAGAGAAATTCTTTTAAACTGCAAATAA
- a CDS encoding alpha-L-fucosidase produces MNNPNDSYYKWFKAKRGMFIHFGLYSLLGGEYLGKRCNSYCEWIQSFARIPNKILEQIAGGFAPCFDADSIVAFAKTIGCEYIVFTAKHHDGFALFNSFDAFNVCNTPYKKDIIGELARACQKYGVRLGLYYSQFIDWHCPDGGGYLEEKVGCAGSSWDNDWDYPDQSKKNYNICFEQKIMPQIKEIMSNYGQISLAWFDMPLQMTANQSKIIYQTVKKLQPNCLVNSRLGGGSYDYVSLGDNEIPQDLNVNSYDDNAINGLKPSKLGLYECACTLNNTWGYSKFDNNYRTSQQVATLSQKLACLGVNYLINVSPNQDGAIPKEQKEILLKAFCK; encoded by the coding sequence ATGAACAACCCAAATGACAGCTACTATAAGTGGTTTAAGGCAAAAAGAGGTATGTTTATCCACTTTGGCTTATATTCTTTGCTAGGCGGAGAGTACTTAGGCAAGCGGTGTAATTCTTATTGCGAGTGGATACAATCTTTTGCACGTATTCCAAACAAAATATTAGAGCAAATTGCAGGGGGTTTTGCCCCCTGTTTTGACGCCGACAGCATTGTTGCTTTTGCCAAAACTATCGGGTGCGAGTATATTGTATTTACGGCAAAACATCACGACGGCTTTGCTCTATTCAATTCATTTGACGCTTTTAACGTATGCAATACCCCATACAAGAAAGATATAATAGGCGAACTTGCTAGGGCTTGTCAAAAATATGGCGTAAGACTTGGACTATATTATTCGCAATTTATTGATTGGCATTGTCCTGACGGCGGGGGTTATTTAGAAGAAAAGGTAGGTTGCGCAGGTTCTTCTTGGGATAACGACTGGGATTACCCCGACCAAAGTAAAAAGAATTATAATATTTGTTTTGAACAAAAAATAATGCCACAAATTAAAGAAATTATGAGTAATTATGGGCAAATTAGTCTTGCTTGGTTTGATATGCCGTTACAAATGACGGCTAACCAAAGTAAGATAATCTATCAAACCGTTAAGAAATTGCAACCTAACTGTCTAGTAAATTCTCGACTAGGCGGTGGAAGCTACGATTATGTAAGCTTAGGCGACAACGAGATACCGCAAGACCTAAATGTAAATTCTTACGACGACAACGCAATAAACGGGTTAAAACCGAGCAAACTTGGGCTGTACGAATGCGCTTGCACGCTAAATAATACGTGGGGGTATTCTAAATTTGACAATAACTATCGCACAAGCCAACAAGTAGCCACGCTAAGCCAAAAGCTAGCCTGTTTGGGCGTAAATTATTTGATAAATGTTTCTCCAAATCAAGACGGAGCAATACCAAAAGAACAAAAAGAAATTCTTTTAAAAGCCTTTTGTAAATAA
- a CDS encoding transglutaminase-like domain-containing protein — translation MFEEYSNLIDRQFNAYLSAFPYRTQEILSYFANLNAESKILFKKAITQLTIADLLDINFTDLAAHVNSILLAYNTFDYAKTIPCDIFFDFVLPLRINNENFVLFSPTFFDLLKDKATSNNIVKTIVDANLFCASLAEYASTDSRTASAKAVIVRGVGRCGEETVLLVSVLRSLCVPSRQVYCPYWSHCDDNHAWVEVYANGKWSFLGACEPAEQLDYGWFASTATRALLATYPKFRFNKLIKDTYSLQYNTQKYAKVRKITVKVNFPKAQDDKDDNVQSSLNSSVADLISQKIDVKINMCLVNYCQIKILLTKKVNPNSQAIFYVGEGDVFFLAKVGSVVSLSKKVDENNYIIDFETPLTTLPFELVPAPYGLISQQNLSKNYLAQFDKATKTLRTSHKKAKQSKFSFYYDLAVGNANTIQQFVELPQFSNTQKFLLLSSLRDKDFCDITLETLIDTASVFKFSSKQPSDLFIKYVLPPYADYEMIYPVRMILQEKFKNSSPQEIYNLLRSYLDCGYVNPKICPSVVNALKYKLVTKYALPIYFVQICRAINIPARLSPLDASIEYFNQKEFVSIDLAESKTSQIKIINEDKLELSNYFTISKFVDGNFTNINLPIDSLVASPLNAINKVDDTSAINITDKENSSTFGVSNGTYLACYAFRQIDDSLSGVISVKTCVNSQIDFAVKPICDKTAELIKSVALPNYFANFRRNCIYAYVDNTEPSKHLLAELILNIEILIKEDIFVKIYANTSNSLITKLKEFNNFTVVSHFEQQEFTNIRRLTNIGEDRLPLVFCSKNNLCRYAHANYNVGLVDLLIKVLKV, via the coding sequence ATGTTTGAAGAATATTCTAATCTTATAGATAGACAATTTAATGCGTATTTGTCAGCTTTTCCTTATAGAACACAAGAAATACTGTCTTATTTTGCTAACCTTAATGCGGAAAGCAAAATTTTATTTAAAAAAGCTATAACGCAACTGACTATTGCCGACTTATTAGATATTAATTTTACCGACTTAGCCGCTCACGTAAATTCAATTTTACTTGCCTATAATACTTTTGACTACGCAAAAACTATCCCTTGCGACATCTTTTTTGACTTTGTACTGCCTTTGAGAATAAATAACGAAAATTTTGTTCTTTTTTCGCCGACTTTTTTTGATTTGCTTAAAGATAAGGCTACCTCAAATAACATTGTCAAAACTATTGTAGACGCTAATTTATTTTGCGCAAGTTTGGCGGAATATGCTTCAACCGACTCACGCACCGCTTCGGCAAAAGCAGTAATTGTCCGTGGAGTTGGGCGTTGTGGCGAAGAAACCGTACTGCTTGTTTCGGTTTTGCGGAGTTTATGCGTTCCGTCAAGGCAAGTCTACTGCCCTTATTGGTCGCATTGTGACGACAATCACGCTTGGGTAGAGGTCTACGCAAATGGCAAATGGTCGTTTTTAGGCGCTTGCGAACCCGCCGAACAACTTGACTACGGTTGGTTTGCTTCAACCGCTACTCGGGCGTTACTTGCGACTTATCCAAAATTTAGGTTTAACAAATTAATAAAAGATACTTATTCTTTGCAATACAATACGCAAAAGTACGCAAAAGTAAGAAAAATTACCGTAAAAGTAAATTTTCCTAAGGCGCAAGACGATAAAGACGATAACGTTCAATCGTCATTAAATTCAAGCGTAGCCGACTTAATAAGTCAAAAAATAGATGTAAAAATTAATATGTGCCTAGTCAACTACTGTCAAATTAAAATTTTACTTACTAAAAAGGTTAACCCAAATAGTCAAGCAATATTTTATGTAGGCGAAGGCGATGTTTTCTTTTTGGCAAAGGTTGGTAGTGTTGTCAGCCTATCTAAAAAAGTTGACGAAAATAATTATATAATAGATTTTGAAACCCCTTTAACGACTTTGCCGTTTGAACTTGTCCCTGCGCCTTATGGATTAATTTCTCAACAAAACCTAAGTAAAAACTATTTAGCGCAATTTGACAAAGCTACAAAAACGCTTAGAACTTCTCACAAAAAAGCTAAGCAAAGCAAATTTAGCTTTTACTACGATTTAGCCGTGGGTAACGCAAACACAATACAACAGTTTGTAGAGCTACCTCAATTTAGCAATACTCAAAAGTTTCTCCTTCTTTCAAGCCTAAGGGATAAAGATTTTTGCGATATAACTCTTGAAACCTTAATAGACACCGCAAGCGTATTTAAATTTAGCTCAAAACAGCCAAGCGACTTATTTATTAAATATGTTTTACCGCCTTACGCCGACTATGAAATGATTTATCCCGTAAGAATGATTTTGCAAGAAAAATTTAAAAATTCTTCCCCGCAAGAAATATATAACCTACTTAGAAGTTATTTAGATTGTGGTTACGTTAACCCAAAAATTTGTCCTAGCGTTGTAAACGCTTTGAAATACAAACTTGTTACTAAGTATGCTCTACCAATATACTTTGTGCAAATATGTCGAGCGATTAATATCCCCGCAAGGCTTAGCCCTCTTGACGCTTCGATAGAATATTTTAACCAAAAAGAATTTGTTTCGATAGACCTCGCCGAGAGCAAAACAAGTCAAATTAAAATTATAAATGAAGACAAATTAGAACTTTCTAATTACTTTACAATAAGTAAATTTGTAGACGGCAATTTTACAAATATTAATTTGCCTATTGACTCTCTTGTAGCCTCTCCGCTAAACGCTATAAATAAGGTTGACGATACAAGCGCTATAAATATAACCGACAAAGAAAATTCGTCTACATTCGGCGTTTCTAACGGAACATATCTAGCTTGCTATGCGTTTAGGCAAATTGACGATTCTTTGTCGGGCGTTATTTCGGTCAAAACTTGCGTTAATTCGCAAATCGACTTTGCGGTTAAACCTATTTGCGACAAAACGGCGGAGCTAATTAAAAGCGTAGCCCTACCTAACTATTTTGCAAACTTTCGCCGTAATTGTATTTACGCTTATGTTGATAATACCGAACCTAGCAAGCATTTGCTTGCCGAACTAATCTTAAATATAGAAATTTTAATTAAAGAAGATATCTTTGTCAAAATTTACGCTAATACTAGCAATTCTTTAATAACAAAGTTAAAAGAATTTAATAATTTTACGGTTGTTTCACACTTTGAACAACAAGAATTTACAAATATAAGGCGTTTAACAAACATAGGCGAAGACCGCTTGCCCTTAGTATTTTGCTCAAAAAACAATCTTTGTCGTTACGCTCACGCAAACTACAACGTAGGCTTAGTTGACCTTTTAATTAAAGTTTTAAAGGTTTAA
- a CDS encoding DNA topology modulation protein, with protein sequence MKISIIGYSGSGKSTLASQLAIIYDIKCLHLDTVRFLPNWVERQSQDERQIVFDFLQTNSSWIIDGNYQSLYRQERLEQSDCIIFLNFNRFSCLYRACKRYNKYKNISRPSITIGCKEKFDKEFFLWIMRDGRTKNRKNDYKAIINKYKEKVVVLTNQRQLDKYVAKVKSNIVF encoded by the coding sequence GTGAAAATAAGTATAATTGGTTATAGCGGTTCGGGCAAATCTACCCTTGCAAGCCAACTTGCTATTATTTACGATATTAAGTGTTTGCATTTAGATACCGTAAGATTTTTACCTAACTGGGTAGAGAGGCAAAGTCAAGACGAACGTCAAATTGTCTTTGACTTTTTGCAAACTAATTCTAGTTGGATAATTGACGGCAATTATCAAAGTTTATATCGTCAGGAACGGCTAGAACAAAGCGATTGCATAATTTTTCTTAACTTCAATCGTTTTTCGTGCTTGTATAGAGCTTGCAAAAGATATAATAAATACAAGAATATTTCTCGCCCTAGTATAACAATTGGGTGTAAGGAAAAATTTGACAAAGAATTTTTCCTGTGGATAATGCGTGACGGCAGAACAAAAAACCGTAAAAATGACTATAAAGCAATAATCAATAAGTATAAGGAAAAAGTTGTTGTCTTGACAAACCAAAGGCAACTAGATAAATATGTGGCTAAGGTTAAAAGCAATATTGTCTTTTGA